The following coding sequences are from one Hyphomicrobiales bacterium window:
- a CDS encoding NAD(P)H-dependent oxidoreductase, producing the protein MSPANTILNVVASPRGEASVSRQLADKVIARLGGDGTQIITRDVSDGVPVVDGAWIGAAFGGEDKSPLATSETLVGEVMAADHIVIATPIWNFGVPATLKAWVDQIARAGVTFQYTENGPKGLLEGKRATIVISSGGTESGSPIDFATPYLKHVLGFIGIHDVDVVAADRLMVDAEASMAKADAAIDALAA; encoded by the coding sequence ATGTCACCTGCAAACACCATTTTGAACGTCGTCGCCTCGCCACGCGGCGAGGCCTCGGTTAGCCGCCAATTGGCAGACAAAGTCATCGCCCGGCTAGGCGGCGATGGCACCCAAATCATCACCCGCGATGTCAGTGACGGTGTTCCGGTCGTTGATGGCGCGTGGATTGGTGCGGCCTTTGGCGGCGAGGACAAAAGCCCGCTTGCGACCTCTGAAACTTTGGTCGGCGAGGTTATGGCGGCTGATCACATCGTGATTGCCACGCCGATCTGGAATTTTGGCGTTCCAGCGACCCTGAAGGCGTGGGTTGATCAGATCGCCCGCGCTGGCGTGACGTTTCAATACACCGAAAATGGTCCAAAGGGCCTTCTGGAAGGCAAACGCGCGACGATCGTCATCTCTTCTGGCGGCACGGAATCCGGCTCGCCGATCGATTTTGCCACGCCTTACCTGAAGCATGTGCTTGGCTTTATCGGCATCCATGATGTGGATGTGGTGGCGGCCGACCGGCTGATGGTGGACGCTGAGGCGTCAATGGCCAAAGCCGATGCCGCGATCGATGCTCTTGCCGCCTAA
- the ettA gene encoding energy-dependent translational throttle protein EttA, translating into MARQFIYHMSGLSKAYGAKKVLDNIHLQFYPDAKIGILGPNGAGKSTVLRIMAGLDKEFTGEAWLADGKTVGYLPQEPQLDESLTCMENVMLGVADKKAILDRYNELMMNYSDETAEEGAQLQDLIDSQNLWDLESQVEQAMDALRCPPGDAPVTNLSGGEKRRVALCQLLLSQPDLLLLDEPTNHLDAETTAWLEKHLREYPGAVMIITHDRYFLDNVTGWILELDRGRGIPYEGNYSAYLEAKAKRMAQEGREEASRQKALEREREWIAASPKARQTKSKARINAYDELLQKAEARAPSAAQIVIPVAERLGNNVIKAEGLTKGFGDKLLIEDLNFNLPPGGIVGIIGPNGAGKTTLFRMITGQEQPDSGSITIGETVQMGYVDQSRDSLDPKQTVWEAISGGDEIIKLGTKEINSRAYCSSFNFKGGDQQQPVGTLSGGQRNRVHLAKILKSGANVLLLDEPTNDLDTETLAALEDALEEYGGCAVVISHDRMFLDRLATHMLSFEGDSHVEWFEGNFHDYEQDKIRRLGPESVNPKRVTYKRLTR; encoded by the coding sequence ATGGCGCGGCAATTCATCTATCACATGTCGGGGCTTTCCAAGGCGTATGGCGCCAAGAAGGTGCTCGATAACATCCATCTTCAGTTCTACCCCGATGCCAAGATCGGCATTCTCGGGCCGAACGGCGCCGGTAAATCCACTGTGCTGCGCATCATGGCCGGGCTCGACAAGGAGTTCACCGGTGAGGCTTGGTTGGCCGATGGCAAGACGGTTGGCTACCTGCCGCAGGAACCGCAGCTTGATGAAAGCCTGACCTGCATGGAAAATGTCATGCTCGGTGTGGCGGACAAGAAGGCGATCCTCGACCGTTACAACGAGTTGATGATGAACTACTCCGATGAGACGGCGGAGGAGGGCGCTCAGCTTCAAGATCTAATCGACAGCCAAAACCTCTGGGACTTGGAAAGCCAGGTGGAGCAAGCGATGGACGCGTTGCGCTGCCCTCCCGGTGACGCGCCGGTCACCAACCTCTCAGGCGGTGAGAAGCGTCGCGTGGCCCTCTGCCAGTTGTTGTTATCGCAGCCTGACCTTTTGCTGCTCGACGAGCCGACCAACCATTTGGATGCTGAAACCACAGCGTGGCTTGAAAAGCATCTGCGCGAGTATCCCGGCGCGGTGATGATCATCACCCATGATCGCTACTTCCTGGACAATGTGACGGGCTGGATTTTGGAGCTCGATCGTGGGCGCGGCATTCCGTACGAGGGCAATTATTCGGCTTATCTGGAAGCCAAGGCCAAGCGCATGGCGCAGGAAGGCCGTGAGGAAGCCTCGCGCCAAAAGGCCCTGGAGCGCGAGCGCGAGTGGATCGCCGCCAGCCCGAAAGCCCGCCAGACCAAATCAAAAGCGCGCATCAACGCCTATGACGAGCTGCTGCAAAAGGCCGAGGCCCGCGCACCGAGCGCCGCGCAGATTGTCATCCCGGTGGCCGAGCGCCTGGGCAACAATGTCATCAAGGCCGAGGGCCTGACCAAAGGGTTTGGCGACAAGCTTTTGATTGAAGATCTCAACTTCAACCTGCCCCCAGGCGGCATTGTCGGGATCATCGGTCCCAACGGCGCCGGTAAGACGACGCTGTTTCGGATGATCACCGGACAGGAGCAACCCGATTCCGGTTCGATCACCATCGGTGAGACGGTCCAGATGGGCTATGTCGATCAAAGCCGCGACAGCCTTGATCCCAAGCAGACCGTCTGGGAGGCGATTTCCGGCGGCGATGAAATCATCAAGCTTGGCACCAAAGAGATCAACTCGCGCGCCTATTGCTCCAGCTTCAACTTCAAGGGTGGGGATCAGCAGCAGCCAGTTGGCACGCTTTCAGGCGGTCAACGCAACCGCGTGCATCTGGCCAAAATCCTGAAGTCAGGCGCCAACGTGTTGCTGCTCGATGAGCCGACCAATGACCTCGATACCGAGACGCTGGCGGCGCTGGAAGATGCGCTTGAAGAGTATGGCGGCTGCGCTGTTGTGATTTCGCACGATCGCATGTTCTTGGACCGTCTGGCCACGCATATGCTGTCGTTTGAAGGCGACAGCCATGTTGAGTGGTTTGAGGGCAACTTCCACGATTATGAGCAGGACAAGATCAGGCGTTTGGGACCGGAAAGCGTCAACCCGAAACGCGTGACGTACAAGCGCCTGACTCGGTAG
- a CDS encoding YbjN domain-containing protein → MIGRFGQGLIVILFGTIAMPAFAQMISSQDPGGIAKLLRDRGQTAIITVDEFNDPFIETSVDNVDYNIIFYGCTEHEDCTSLALRTQRMSAGRASFEAMNTWNTEQRWTKLYTADVNSVIMEMDFLFREGAMSEAAFAAYLDIWDRSIAQFVRFIDDGDYEFVE, encoded by the coding sequence ATGATAGGCAGGTTTGGGCAAGGATTGATTGTCATTTTGTTTGGCACGATCGCCATGCCTGCCTTCGCGCAGATGATCTCCTCGCAGGACCCGGGCGGCATCGCCAAACTGCTGCGCGACCGCGGCCAAACCGCGATCATCACCGTCGACGAATTCAACGACCCGTTCATCGAAACGAGTGTCGACAATGTCGACTACAACATCATCTTTTACGGTTGCACCGAGCATGAAGACTGCACGTCGCTGGCCCTGCGTACGCAGCGTATGAGCGCTGGTCGGGCGTCGTTTGAAGCGATGAACACCTGGAACACCGAGCAGCGTTGGACCAAGCTCTACACCGCCGATGTGAACTCCGTGATCATGGAGATGGACTTTCTCTTTCGAGAGGGCGCCATGAGCGAGGCCGCCTTTGCCGCCTATCTCGACATTTGGGACCGGTCGATAGCGCAATTTGTGCGCTTCATCGACGATGGCGACTATGAGTTCGTCGAGTAG
- the metF gene encoding methylenetetrahydrofolate reductase [NAD(P)H], which yields MPTPTALNVSFEFFPPKSEKMEKVLWHSIERLAPLQPKFVSVTYGAGGSTRERTHRTVQALKEQTTLNPAAHLTCVNASKTDVDEVVESYRAAGVNHIVALRGDPPDGIGTAYHAHPQGYQDTADLVAAIRAHHAMEISVSAYPERHPESPDWDTEIDVLKRKVDAGATRAITQFFFDNTDFFRYMDRVTDAGITIPIVPGIAPIHSFKSISRFAKGCGARIPQALADRFEGLDDDPVTHQLVAATVAAEQVEGLRRHGIKDFHFYTMNKADLVYAICHLLGMRPAKPGVEKMIQDGANNASASAA from the coding sequence ATGCCCACACCGACCGCCTTGAATGTGAGCTTTGAGTTCTTTCCGCCGAAGTCGGAAAAGATGGAAAAGGTTCTATGGCACTCGATCGAGCGTTTGGCGCCTTTGCAGCCGAAGTTCGTGTCGGTGACCTATGGCGCTGGCGGTTCAACGCGCGAGCGCACCCATCGCACGGTTCAGGCGCTGAAGGAGCAGACAACACTTAATCCTGCGGCGCACCTGACCTGTGTGAACGCGTCCAAGACTGATGTCGACGAGGTCGTGGAGAGCTATCGCGCGGCGGGCGTCAATCACATCGTCGCGCTGCGTGGTGATCCGCCCGATGGGATCGGTACGGCCTACCATGCGCACCCGCAGGGCTATCAGGATACCGCTGACTTGGTTGCGGCGATCCGCGCCCACCACGCGATGGAGATTTCTGTTTCGGCCTATCCGGAGCGGCATCCTGAAAGTCCGGACTGGGACACGGAGATCGACGTGTTAAAGCGCAAAGTCGATGCTGGCGCGACGCGCGCGATCACCCAGTTCTTTTTCGATAACACCGACTTCTTCCGCTATATGGACCGCGTGACCGACGCCGGAATCACCATTCCGATCGTGCCAGGCATCGCGCCGATCCACTCGTTCAAATCCATCTCCCGCTTTGCCAAAGGCTGTGGTGCGCGCATTCCGCAAGCACTAGCAGATCGTTTTGAGGGGCTGGATGATGATCCGGTGACCCATCAGCTGGTCGCAGCGACGGTGGCTGCTGAACAGGTGGAAGGTCTGCGCCGCCATGGCATCAAAGATTTCCACTTTTACACCATGAACAAGGCCGATCTGGTCTATGCCATTTGCCATCTGCTCGGCATGCGGCCTGCGAAGCCTGGTGTCGAGAAAATGATTCAAGATGGCGCGAATAATGCAAGCGCATCAGCGGCTTAG
- a CDS encoding molybdenum cofactor sulfurase → MSIYNAKRVEARVDGLFAALGEGFVSSPVGSLDLTYDGIAGDRHGGLTRQSGGRERWYKRGTEMRNERQLSILCGTELADAAQAMDLDRIEPEWIGANIVLAGVKDLSKLPPRSLLFFESGATVKVDGQNAPCRFAGESIAEHYPDQDAMALALAFPKKAVGKRGLVGWVEKPGTITAGETVTVQVPEQWIWEG, encoded by the coding sequence ATGTCCATTTACAACGCCAAACGCGTCGAGGCGCGGGTTGATGGGCTGTTTGCGGCCTTGGGTGAGGGGTTTGTGTCCTCGCCGGTCGGGAGTCTTGATCTCACCTATGACGGCATTGCCGGTGATCGCCATGGCGGGCTTACGCGGCAGTCGGGCGGGCGGGAGCGCTGGTACAAGCGCGGCACAGAAATGCGCAATGAGCGCCAGCTTTCGATCCTGTGTGGCACAGAGTTGGCTGACGCTGCACAAGCGATGGACTTGGACCGGATCGAGCCGGAATGGATCGGCGCCAACATCGTGCTGGCTGGCGTGAAGGATCTATCCAAACTGCCGCCGCGCAGCCTGTTGTTCTTCGAGAGTGGTGCAACGGTCAAAGTGGACGGCCAGAACGCGCCGTGCCGGTTTGCCGGTGAAAGCATTGCCGAACACTACCCTGATCAGGATGCGATGGCGTTGGCTTTGGCTTTTCCCAAAAAGGCCGTTGGCAAACGCGGGCTTGTTGGCTGGGTCGAAAAACCGGGAACCATCACAGCTGGTGAAACCGTCACGGTCCAGGTTCCCGAGCAATGGATTTGGGAAGGCTAG
- a CDS encoding LysE family translocator, protein MTLELYLSYVIACFVVLAVPGPTILLVISYALSQGKRAALSTVVGVGLGDAIAVTVSLAGLGAVMATSATAFTVVKWIGAAYLIYLGIKMWRTQPKLSLTDQPEISGRKMTLHTTIVTALNPKGIAFFIAFLPHFLNPAAPAVPQLALLGTTFVVLGAVNATLYALFAAHLRQRITQPSTLKWANRAGGTMLLGAGLMTATLRRA, encoded by the coding sequence ATGACCCTCGAACTCTACCTGTCCTACGTCATCGCCTGCTTTGTGGTGCTGGCCGTGCCTGGTCCGACGATCCTTCTGGTCATTTCCTACGCCCTCTCTCAGGGCAAACGGGCAGCCCTCTCCACGGTTGTCGGCGTGGGCCTGGGAGATGCGATAGCTGTGACTGTCTCGTTAGCGGGGCTCGGCGCGGTGATGGCGACCTCCGCCACCGCGTTCACTGTGGTGAAATGGATCGGTGCCGCCTACCTCATCTATCTTGGGATCAAGATGTGGCGCACGCAGCCCAAGCTCAGCCTCACCGACCAGCCGGAGATTTCAGGACGCAAGATGACGCTGCACACCACCATCGTCACGGCGCTTAACCCAAAGGGAATCGCCTTCTTCATTGCGTTCTTGCCGCATTTCTTGAACCCAGCTGCCCCTGCCGTTCCGCAATTGGCGTTGCTTGGCACGACCTTCGTGGTGCTCGGTGCGGTGAACGCCACGCTCTACGCGCTGTTTGCCGCCCATCTGCGCCAGCGCATCACGCAGCCCTCGACCCTGAAATGGGCCAATCGCGCTGGTGGAACCATGTTGCTCGGTGCTGGCCTTATGACCGCCACATTGCGGCGCGCCTGA
- a CDS encoding DUF2336 domain-containing protein, translating to MSELVDFERVESTHSQAERNRLMTHVVQLYALTTDRINPELLAVYDDVLVRLADLVEEEALAFVAEKLAPLAKAPRGMVRKLANEPISVARPVLEQSPLLSDEDLTEIVTEKGIDHMEAIAARQDVAPVVSSAIIEHGNNPVKVKLTRNEGAKITDDSYAKLVKDSRGDESLQSSLADREDLPVGVVRALVDVASVSVRRKLLRHGRPEVAKRVTEAAGLAAERLSNEQWLLRYDFEAAYRSVCKTLKTQPVNEAAVATMARSGKFPEAVVMFALCAGVALEEAKHWSVRADPKPFLIVCKSMRFSSDTVAAFLKLGPWLRRLDREERERAMFDYESLDQGMAEQIFSEWKKRRVNEAA from the coding sequence ATGAGTGAACTTGTTGATTTTGAGCGCGTGGAGTCCACGCACTCTCAAGCCGAGCGCAATCGGTTGATGACCCATGTGGTCCAACTGTACGCCTTGACGACAGACAGGATCAATCCTGAGCTTCTGGCTGTCTATGATGATGTTTTGGTGCGCCTTGCCGACCTGGTCGAAGAGGAAGCGCTTGCGTTTGTCGCCGAGAAGCTTGCGCCGCTTGCCAAAGCGCCGCGTGGCATGGTGCGAAAACTCGCCAATGAGCCGATTTCGGTGGCGCGCCCCGTGTTGGAGCAAAGCCCGCTCTTGTCCGATGAGGATCTGACAGAGATCGTCACGGAAAAGGGCATTGATCACATGGAAGCGATTGCGGCCCGCCAGGACGTGGCGCCGGTTGTTAGCTCCGCGATCATCGAACATGGCAACAACCCGGTGAAGGTGAAACTGACGCGCAATGAAGGCGCAAAGATCACCGATGACTCCTATGCCAAACTGGTAAAAGACTCGCGCGGTGATGAATCGCTGCAAAGCTCCTTGGCCGATCGCGAAGACCTTCCGGTTGGCGTGGTGCGGGCGTTGGTGGACGTCGCCAGCGTTTCGGTGCGCCGCAAACTTCTGCGCCATGGACGCCCAGAGGTCGCCAAGCGCGTGACAGAGGCGGCTGGCTTGGCAGCTGAGCGGTTGTCCAATGAGCAATGGTTGCTACGCTATGATTTCGAAGCGGCCTATCGTTCGGTCTGCAAGACGTTAAAAACGCAGCCGGTGAATGAAGCGGCCGTCGCGACGATGGCTCGGTCCGGCAAGTTCCCTGAGGCGGTGGTGATGTTTGCGCTGTGCGCCGGTGTGGCGCTGGAAGAAGCCAAGCACTGGTCGGTAAGAGCTGATCCAAAGCCATTCCTGATCGTCTGCAAATCGATGCGGTTCTCCTCGGACACGGTGGCTGCGTTCTTGAAGCTCGGACCCTGGCTGCGTCGTCTGGATCGCGAAGAGCGCGAGCGCGCCATGTTCGACTATGAGTCTCTGGATCAGGGCATGGCCGAACAGATTTTCTCAGAGTGGAAAAAACGCCGGGTCAACGAGGCCGCCTAG
- a CDS encoding metalloregulator ArsR/SmtB family transcription factor yields the protein MTRPFDTSIETLKALAEPTRLRLLALLRHGDLSVKDLTSLMGQSQPRLSRHLKLLSDAGWIVRFPEGAWVYYRIAEDAELRAVWEAVFALVGLDNDVLRDDAERLTRLKAEQSAHAQAFFQEHAARWDALRADLVPDGDVEAAIVEALGTARVDRLLDVGTGTGRMLVLLRDLYASAIGIDPTHAMLQVARATLAENAIDHAQVRHGDGMALGLPRDSQDLVTLHQVIHFFDDPRPLLAEARRVLAPSGRLLIVDFAPHGVEALRSQHQHRRLGFDEAEVRRWLEALDLRVDEPILLDNTSTNAGMALPVCIWVAHDTRMLVDPPSVATPAAFA from the coding sequence GTGACTCGCCCCTTCGACACCAGCATTGAAACGCTTAAAGCACTCGCTGAGCCGACGCGGCTGCGGCTGCTTGCCTTGCTGCGCCATGGGGATCTCAGCGTCAAAGATCTAACCAGCCTGATGGGACAGAGCCAACCGCGCCTGTCACGACATCTAAAGTTGCTTTCCGATGCCGGTTGGATCGTTCGGTTCCCGGAAGGGGCCTGGGTCTATTACCGCATTGCCGAAGACGCCGAACTCCGCGCGGTCTGGGAAGCCGTGTTTGCGCTGGTCGGATTGGACAACGATGTACTGCGCGATGATGCCGAGCGTTTGACGCGGCTTAAGGCTGAGCAAAGCGCCCATGCCCAGGCATTCTTCCAGGAGCATGCTGCCCGCTGGGATGCTCTTCGCGCAGATTTGGTGCCTGATGGCGATGTCGAAGCTGCTATCGTTGAAGCGCTTGGCACGGCGCGCGTCGATCGGCTGCTGGACGTCGGCACTGGGACAGGGCGTATGCTTGTCCTGCTGCGCGATCTTTATGCCAGCGCGATCGGAATCGATCCTACCCATGCGATGCTTCAGGTGGCCCGTGCCACGCTGGCTGAAAACGCGATCGACCATGCGCAAGTGCGCCATGGTGATGGCATGGCGCTCGGTCTGCCTCGCGACAGCCAGGATCTTGTGACGCTGCATCAGGTGATTCACTTCTTCGACGATCCACGACCGCTCTTGGCCGAAGCGCGCCGCGTGCTGGCACCGTCGGGCCGCCTTCTCATTGTCGATTTCGCTCCCCATGGTGTCGAAGCACTGCGTAGCCAGCACCAACATCGCAGGCTAGGTTTTGACGAAGCTGAGGTGCGTCGATGGCTGGAAGCGCTTGATTTGCGTGTCGATGAGCCCATTCTCCTGGACAACACGTCCACAAACGCTGGAATGGCTTTGCCGGTCTGTATCTGGGTTGCTCATGACACGCGGATGCTTGTTGATCCGCCGTCCGTCGCCACGCCTGCCGCTTTTGCCTGA
- the metH gene encoding methionine synthase, translated as MILNHPRLDVLNQLSAERILVLDGAMGTQIQDQKFSEADFRGERFADWGQDLQGNNDLLILTQPDAIRDIHKAYFKAGADIVETNTFSSTTIAQADYGMESLAYELNEQGARLAREAADQIMADEPGRECFVAGALGPTNRTASISPDVQNPGFRAVTFDELRTAYGEAARGLIAGGADILLVETIFDTLNAKAALFAIDEAFEAMGVKLPIMISGTITDLSGRTLSGQTPSAFWYALRHAKPFSIGLNCALGAKEMRAHIAELAKVSDTLVCAYPNAGLPNEFGAYDESPEATAGMLGEFAEAGLVNVVGGCCGTTPEHIRAIADAVRDQAPRTVPKLEPRLRLSGLEPFELTSDIPFVNVGERTNVTGSAKFRKLIKNNDYPTALDVARDQVEAGAQVIDVNMDEGLLDSEEAMVTFLNLVAAEPDIARVPVMVDSSKWSVIEAGLKCLQGKPIVNSISLKEGKDQFIEHAKLCLRHGAAVVVMAFDEDGQADTYARKAEICERAYRVLVDEVGFPPEDIIFDPNVFAVATGIEEHADYGNDFINATKFIRQNLPHAHVSGGVSNLSFSFRGNEPVREAMHTVFLYHAIGQGMDMGIVNAGQLGVYDALDPRLKELAEDVVLNRREDATERLVDAAGEFAGGGAKKRVVDLSWREGPVAERLKHSLVHGITEFITEDTEEARQSVERPLHVIEGPLMDGMNVVGDLFGSGKMFLPQVVKSARVMKQAVGYLMPFMEREKEEMGLVDAPSAGKVLLATVKGDVHDIGKNIVGVVLQCNNYQVVDMGVMVPGQAILDKAKEIGADVIGLSGLITPSLDEMVSVASEMERQGFEVPLLIGGATTSRVHTAVKIDPAYHRGQAVYVTDASRAVGVCQKVLGEDKASYFAEISTEYDRIAEGHARAQATKARLPIAQARAKAFQPDFAAKPPMKPKMLGTKLFETYDLQTLVPYIDWTPFLATWEIKGTYPAVLDHPEAGPVARELLDDAEVMLDEIIGSGLVSAKAVVGLWPAARDGDDVAVFADETRKQRVATFHTLRQQIGRSTGDRAQAALADFVAPDGDYIGGFAVTAGHGEEEAIKTLAGDDDYKKIMIQALCDRLAEAFAEHMHERVRKEFWGYATDEALTPKELIGERYDGIRPAPGYPAQPDHTEKETLFNLLDAESSTDIKLTESFAMWPGSSVSGLYFAHPDSYYFGVGQVERDQVEDYAARKGWTIEQAETWLRPVLAYNPDDILTAAAQ; from the coding sequence ATGATTCTGAATCATCCGCGTCTTGATGTTTTGAATCAGCTCAGTGCTGAGCGCATCCTTGTGCTTGATGGCGCGATGGGTACGCAAATCCAGGATCAGAAGTTTTCGGAGGCTGATTTCCGCGGGGAACGCTTTGCCGATTGGGGGCAAGATCTTCAAGGCAACAATGACCTTCTGATCCTCACCCAGCCCGACGCTATTCGCGACATTCACAAGGCTTACTTCAAGGCCGGCGCGGATATTGTTGAGACCAATACTTTTTCTTCCACCACGATTGCCCAAGCCGATTATGGCATGGAGAGCCTTGCCTATGAACTGAACGAGCAGGGCGCGCGGCTGGCCCGCGAGGCTGCTGATCAGATTATGGCTGATGAGCCGGGCAGGGAGTGTTTTGTAGCGGGGGCCTTGGGTCCGACCAACCGTACCGCGTCCATATCGCCCGATGTGCAGAACCCAGGATTCCGGGCCGTCACGTTTGATGAGTTGCGCACCGCCTATGGAGAGGCGGCGAGGGGTTTGATCGCTGGCGGGGCCGATATCCTGTTGGTTGAGACCATCTTCGACACGTTGAACGCCAAGGCAGCTCTGTTTGCCATCGATGAAGCGTTCGAAGCGATGGGCGTGAAGCTGCCTATCATGATTTCCGGCACGATCACCGATCTTTCCGGGCGGACACTATCGGGCCAAACTCCGAGCGCGTTTTGGTACGCGCTGCGTCATGCAAAGCCGTTCTCCATCGGCCTCAACTGTGCGCTCGGCGCAAAGGAGATGCGCGCACATATCGCTGAGCTTGCAAAAGTATCGGACACGTTGGTCTGCGCCTATCCGAACGCTGGCCTGCCGAATGAGTTCGGCGCGTATGATGAGTCACCCGAAGCGACGGCGGGCATGTTGGGCGAATTCGCCGAAGCTGGCCTAGTCAACGTGGTCGGCGGCTGCTGTGGAACGACGCCAGAGCACATCCGTGCCATTGCTGATGCGGTGAGGGACCAAGCGCCGCGCACTGTCCCAAAGCTTGAGCCGCGTCTGCGGCTGTCCGGTTTGGAACCGTTCGAGCTCACCAGCGACATCCCGTTCGTGAATGTGGGCGAGCGTACCAACGTCACCGGGTCTGCCAAGTTCCGCAAGCTTATCAAGAACAATGACTACCCAACGGCGCTTGATGTCGCGCGTGACCAAGTGGAAGCTGGGGCGCAGGTGATTGACGTCAACATGGATGAAGGGCTGCTCGACTCCGAGGAGGCGATGGTCACTTTCTTGAACCTTGTGGCCGCCGAGCCGGATATTGCCCGCGTGCCGGTGATGGTCGATTCGTCCAAATGGTCGGTCATCGAAGCCGGGCTGAAATGCCTTCAGGGCAAGCCGATCGTGAACTCGATCTCGCTGAAAGAAGGCAAGGACCAGTTCATCGAACACGCCAAGCTTTGTCTGCGGCATGGTGCGGCGGTTGTCGTGATGGCGTTTGACGAGGACGGCCAGGCCGACACCTATGCCCGCAAAGCCGAGATCTGCGAGCGCGCGTACCGCGTGCTGGTGGACGAAGTGGGCTTCCCGCCGGAAGACATCATCTTCGATCCGAACGTGTTCGCCGTCGCCACCGGCATTGAAGAGCATGCCGATTATGGCAACGACTTCATCAACGCGACCAAGTTCATCCGCCAGAACCTGCCACACGCCCATGTGTCGGGCGGGGTGTCGAACCTATCCTTCTCGTTCCGCGGCAATGAACCTGTGCGTGAGGCGATGCACACGGTGTTCCTCTACCATGCCATTGGGCAGGGCATGGATATGGGCATCGTCAATGCCGGTCAGCTCGGTGTTTACGATGCGCTTGACCCGCGCTTGAAAGAACTGGCTGAAGACGTCGTGCTCAACCGCCGTGAGGACGCAACCGAGCGGCTCGTTGATGCGGCAGGTGAGTTCGCAGGTGGCGGCGCCAAAAAGCGTGTCGTCGATCTGTCCTGGCGTGAGGGGCCAGTCGCCGAACGGCTGAAACACTCGCTGGTCCATGGGATCACCGAGTTCATCACCGAAGACACCGAAGAAGCCCGTCAATCGGTCGAGCGCCCCCTGCACGTCATCGAAGGCCCGTTGATGGACGGCATGAACGTCGTCGGCGACCTATTCGGCTCGGGCAAGATGTTCCTGCCACAAGTTGTGAAGTCGGCGCGCGTGATGAAGCAGGCGGTCGGCTATCTCATGCCCTTCATGGAGCGTGAAAAAGAGGAAATGGGCCTCGTCGATGCACCGTCGGCTGGCAAGGTGCTGCTCGCCACAGTGAAGGGCGACGTCCACGATATCGGCAAGAACATCGTCGGCGTCGTGCTGCAGTGTAACAATTACCAGGTCGTCGACATGGGCGTCATGGTGCCCGGACAGGCGATCCTCGACAAAGCCAAGGAAATTGGCGCCGATGTGATTGGGCTTTCAGGGCTCATTACGCCGTCACTGGACGAAATGGTGTCCGTTGCCTCCGAAATGGAGCGGCAAGGCTTTGAGGTGCCGCTGCTGATCGGTGGCGCAACCACGAGCCGCGTGCACACGGCGGTTAAGATTGATCCGGCGTATCATCGCGGCCAGGCCGTCTATGTCACCGACGCCAGCCGCGCCGTCGGTGTCTGTCAAAAGGTGCTTGGCGAAGACAAAGCGTCCTATTTTGCCGAGATTTCTACCGAGTATGACCGTATCGCCGAAGGTCATGCGCGGGCGCAAGCAACCAAAGCCCGTCTTCCGATCGCGCAAGCGCGGGCGAAAGCTTTCCAGCCAGATTTTGCGGCCAAACCGCCAATGAAGCCAAAGATGCTGGGCACCAAACTGTTTGAAACGTACGATCTTCAAACACTGGTGCCTTACATCGACTGGACGCCGTTTTTGGCGACGTGGGAGATTAAAGGCACCTATCCAGCGGTGCTCGACCACCCGGAGGCGGGACCGGTGGCGCGCGAACTGCTGGACGATGCCGAGGTCATGCTCGATGAGATCATCGGTTCTGGGCTTGTCTCGGCCAAAGCGGTTGTCGGGCTTTGGCCAGCGGCGCGGGATGGCGATGACGTTGCCGTTTTTGCCGATGAGACACGCAAGCAGCGGGTCGCAACATTCCACACGCTTCGCCAGCAGATCGGACGATCGACCGGTGACCGCGCGCAAGCCGCGCTTGCCGATTTTGTGGCGCCCGATGGCGATTATATTGGCGGCTTTGCGGTGACCGCCGGTCATGGCGAGGAGGAGGCTATCAAAACGCTCGCTGGCGATGATGACTACAAGAAGATCATGATCCAGGCGCTGTGTGATCGGCTCGCCGAGGCCTTTGCCGAACACATGCATGAGCGCGTGCGCAAGGAGTTCTGGGGTTACGCCACTGACGAGGCTCTGACGCCGAAAGAGCTGATCGGTGAAAGATATGATGGCATCCGCCCGGCGCCGGGTTACCCTGCGCAACCCGATCACACCGAAAAAGAGACGCTGTTCAATCTCTTGGATGCGGAGAGCAGCACCGACATCAAACTCACCGAGAGCTTTGCCATGTGGCCGGGCTCGTCAGTTTCCGGTCTCTACTTTGCCCACCCTGACAGCTACTATTTCGGCGTCGGTCAGGTGGAGCGTGATCAGGTTGAGGATTATGCGGCCCGCAAGGGCTGGACAATCGAGCAGGCCGAAACCTGGCTGCGTCCCGTTTTGGCCTACAATCCGGATGACATCCTCACCGCAGCTGCACAGTAA